In Takifugu flavidus isolate HTHZ2018 chromosome 1, ASM371156v2, whole genome shotgun sequence, the DNA window ttaacccatcagaaatacattttatgaaaatgcaatattttaccttataattaactttatataataaaatcaaatattaatgtcaataataatacaataataatttcttattacctaaaataattagtgtcccttgacattttcaagccaagacttGATGGCACATTCTTAAGTCacattccgctgtagtgaaaacatttaataaagcaatttttcatcaaaaaatggatccagagcgaCTTTTAATCTTTGTAAACattattttactgagattctgtcacctggtgaggaacagacgactctgaagaacaattttaagtgggggggggggggatcagtgaagattgattgattattttttttacacatttatgttgtaatattttaagatgatcatattggacccctactgaaaaaaaatgttttccaaaattttcatatatcaaaccgcacagtagaaattacgttacgATACCgtaaggctgatgggatatattttctgagttagggtgctcgcttgtacactacttttcgcagtgcattgtgggatacattgagtgcactacatagggtccagcgatgctcactaacaattcggacactatttcaaaatggcgtccacactcttgagtgcactatgtagggaatacgggggtggtttcggaatcAGCCAAAGTCTGACAATCTGTCCTGACATTGGTCGGTTTTATAAAATTAAATCTATCAGTGGGaaaatgtttattaaatgttttaaaatggaGGTTTTCTTCTCCACAGTCTGATTTAAAGTGTGGTTGTAAAGACCGAAGAAGAGAAAAACGTTGGCggaaacagaagagcaaacagtCGTGGCAGACGACAGCGAGGGTTACCTTTCTCTCTCCGGACCCAGAGGTGCGGGTGGTTACCGCGGCGACGCCGTCACTTTTACTATGAGCTTTAACAGGCTTTCTCTGAAATATCTTCCATGTTTGAGAAAATGTGGTTTACGACATGCGTGAGGGGACGAACGTGCTGGTCCGTGATCCACAACCTTACCTCCAGCTCGGCCATGATCTTCTCTTCCTCGTCTTCGTCTTGAATGGCGGACGCTGCGATCACGGGCGGAGTGGAGGCGGGTCGAGGGGTGTCAGACGGCGTGCGCCGCAGCTTCACCAGAGTCTTCGGCAGCTCGCCGTCGTCCTCCATCTTTGAGAAAAACAGTTAAAACAGACACGGGGGCGTGTAATCAGATTACGTCGCCGTGCGTCATCAAACCCAATAACCAATCAGATTGACCCGCCGGTGAACCCACCTTCAGGCTCTTGGTGGTGACGATGACGTCACCCGTGCGGTTGGTGGTGAGGCCGTGCGCTGACGGGAAGCTTCGGCGAGGAGGCGGCGGAGGCGGGGACTTGGAGGGCTTCTCCGTGCGATATTTGGCCACGCTGAGATCCACTGAGAGCAGAGAACGTCGGGTCAGGACCACATCtcaggggttaaaggtcaacagGACCGGTCCACTCACCCGACCCCCGGTGGGAAAGCGCCCCCTCCATACTGTTCAGCTTCTGGGCGGCCAGCTGCACTTTGCCCAGCTGCTGGTCGCCGCCAGATGTGGCGGCAGAGGTGGAAGTGTTGTTGGTGGCGGCGGGTCCAGTGTTCCCAGTTGCGGgggaggtggtgatggtggaggttATTGGGATGGTGATCTGGGGCTTCGGGGGCACTGCGGGTTTACTGATTTGTCTGGCAGCAAAGTCCAGGTCTGGGATGGCCTTCATCAGCTCCGCCTGGGTCTCCTCCAGCAGGCGGTTGATGTCCTGAGCGCTGAACTGGGTCAAACTGGCCCGTTTCTCCTCCCAGTCCCGCTCAGCCGCCTGAAAGGATGCAGGAgggatgaagagcaggagaaaacaaacacgttATTAACACGCTTCAATCAAAAGAGGGAAATGTCTGTGCAGTAATCACCAATCGGACTTCTGCCGACACAGATTTGTCGCTCGGGCGTCGGCTCGGCAGCTCGTCCAGGATGCGGTTTCTGAAGGTCATGGGGGGCTGCACGTCCTGCTCGGGGCCTGAGGCGTCGGCGTCGCCGCCAGAGACGGGCCTCCAGTTGGCCAGGCCGGCGCTGGTGCTCAGGTCGGTCAGGCTGAGCGGAGGGCTGTTCAGGATGTCCAGGTCAGAGCCGCGACTCACGTCCTCCGTTCTCTTCTGTGATTGGACGGAGAGGTCGTCTGGGCTCTTCCACACGCCTTCTGAGATTTGTCTGCACGGGCACGGAAGGTGGCGATTAACACGGGAGGTAAGAAACGGTGACGGAAAGACAAAAACCACAAATCGCTTGGAAATCAGACCGAATTcacaacattttatttattaatagaTGAAACTGAAATCACAGAGACCAGCAGAATTCATTTAAAAGTGAGTTTAGAGACTAAATTAAACCACAGTGACTAAAATAACACACTAAGAAATTGCTTAGTCAGCAAACTATCAGTGACCGTTGCCACGACAACGCCTATGTATGCAGCTGCTGGGGGAGAACCTCTCATAACTGCAATCAGAAGTTTACCAGAGTCAAAGTGTGTAGTACTTTATCTATCCAGGTGGTGGCGCCAAAACTCTACTAAAATCTCCACGGCCAATCACAGCACAGCGTCAATGCCGTGACAAGCAACGAATTCCCATGTTTTAAACacattattttcatatttaccATCTCGATTCTGGTCAGATGTGTTTCAGGGTTAAATACTACTTGTGCCTGtacattaatattaataaacaCTGAGCTGAACTGgagaaaaacagaatttaaaaacCTTATGCGAGCGAACAGCAGCGCCTGATACCTGCGGAGCGTGCTGAGCGCGTCGGTCACCGTGTTGCAGCGTTTCAGCAGAGCGTCCAGACGCTGCGGCTCCTCTTTCAGGAACTTCAccgcctccacctccaccctcagcACCACCCTCATCTTACTCTGCAGGCTGGGAAACTGGTCTGCACGACAGGAGGGAAGCAGAGCGGACGCAGGCATCGTGAGGAGAATCAGAGTCACCCAGGAACCAGAAGGTCACAGGTCAGACGGCAGAGCGGGCGAGTTTACGGCGTCAGTGCGACAGACACAACAGCCGCTGAGCCGACTTAGTCTGGAATAAACCACCAGGACCGGTGCCCACTCCACCACCCTCACCGCTGAGTGACGGCCAGTTTCAAGTTTATAAAATGGACATTATATTCTGAGGAGCACCGTTCACTTCAAGGAATAATATCAGTGCCCGGGGGTGAAGGTAAATTACACGTTAGCTTGCAGATATAAATACACCATTTTCAATGGTGTAATTCTGCGTTAAGAGTCCACCAAAGCTCTCGCTGCCGCCTTATTGTGTCCGTTTGAAGCTTTAATGGATGTAAAATCAGCTCAATTGGAGTCGCCGGTTAATAGTTAGCGCAACTCAGACGGGTGAAATGTGCAGGTTTGAGCCGGTTTTATCAGGAGACGGACTCCAACAGCGGTTCTGAACAGCGGCTGCATCAGACATTCATGAACTTACTCTTGAGCTCCGTGAGGGTCTCTCCCAGAGTCCTCAGCTCTTTGCTTTTCTGCTCCACGTCCTGCTCCGTCACCAGGCCGTGGTTGACCGATGagttcctctgcagctcctccacagactTCTCCAGGTCACTGAGGAGCACCACAATCATCACAGCCCTGTTTGGTCTCCTAGCAACAATCTAAATGGACATTTCCGGTGGAAAACtcactgcagctgctggatgagcagctcctcctggttgAGGTATTTgagtctctcctcctccaccaggaggCGCTGCCTCTGCAGCGGGTCCTCCTGTGTGCGTGTGGCGTCCAGCATCATGAGGCTCAGCTCGGTCTCGGTCTGCCTCAGCAGAGACAGAACCGAGTCCTGGTTCTCCAGCTGGGAGACACAGTCACGCGACTGAGGTTATTGGCCTGAAGGGCTGAACAACTTTAAACTGTGGCGCCAGAAACCGGACGGTTCTCTGATCAGAACCTTCTGAAGGCCCGCGCCGCTCCGACTGTGTGAGCAGAGGGACCCACCTGCATGTTGCGGAGCTGCGACAGCTGTTTGCGCAGCGCGCTGGTGCTCTGCTGCAgaccctgcaggtggagctgcaTCTGCAGGCGGGACACCGAGACCGGCTGGTTGGCCCCGGAGGGCGGAGGAGGCATCAGGGCCAGGGGGGCCGACGGAGTCAAAGCTGTACAACCAACAGCACCACAGTTCAGACGGGTCGTACTTATGTTCTGttgcagcacagaaacagaagTTGTCCCAAaattctaattttaaaaaataaaaactttaagTCTTTGTATAGGAAATCTGACAGAAACAGGTTAAAGTTCTGGCAGAGCGCTCCGGGACAACTTCTCTCCgtgcagaaggtcagaggtcaaagagaTGGGCCTAAATGGCATGGTTGACAGGTGGGGTGGGGTTCGGAGGTGAAGAGCGCGTCTTCAGAGAGTATCGAACAGCTGAGACGTGATGAGGACAGTCACAcgcagcgtgcacgtgcacgagcacAGACAGGACGGTAGATGGTCAGTAAGTGGTCAAAGAGTTGCATTTCACACCCAGAAGGCCTCAAAGTTCAGCGCCGCCGATAAACACCTGAGCACAGATCAGGCGGGAAACAGGTCCGATCTACACACAGCAAACAACAGTGGGAacaactcccttttaacaggaagaaaccacgATCGGGTCCAGGTGAGACCAGGTCCAGGTCAGAGGGACCCAGCTCACTATTTTAATATATCCCTGGAAAGTCAGATCTCAACATCTCATTCTGCACTTCCCTCTCTTTGATCCTCATGTGCAGACAGTTGACTGTTCTGGTTTCCAAAAATACCTCAAAGggtaaaataaatttaaaaagcaaaaaaaaaccacttttGTTTAAGAATAATGCAACTCCAAAACACAGAACAAGTGTGAAGGACACCAGCTGAGAGGGAGGACAGTCcttcagaacaaacaaacacggttGTTGGAGCTGACGGGGATCCAGACagagggggtgatggggggggcaggtacGATACACATAGCtacctgtcttttttttacttcGTCCAGCTAAAACAAGAAGCATGAGCAGCGATTACAAAGCATGAAGACGCTAGCACAGTCAAACGTTGCATTGCATGTGGGGCACTGTCAGAATTGCACGtgtctgctggaggacaggaagtgcggTCGACCTATGTGGCGGACGGGCGTCAGCGGCGGCGAGGGGGGGCGGGCTGTGTTTAGTTTGACTCGGGGAGGTGCGACAGACTTACGGTCAGTTCCTGAGCCGTCGCTGGCCGACTCCATCTTCTCCCTGGAAGACGCAAATGTTCAGGATCTAGGAGAACTCGATGTGtagaggtgtggggggggggtgtggggggtacATGCTTGTCTTACGGGCTGTCTGCCTCAGGCGCTCGGCTCAGGACTCGCTGCAGCAGACCGGTCAGGCTCGCGATCTGCTTCTCCATGGCCTCCATTCgctccctgcacacacagagaggcagaaatcGAACTCTGCTCAGGTGTCCGCGGAATAACCTCGGCACTTTGTTGCAATAATCGTTTCTTTGACAGGAAAATTCATCCGTCTGGTCCTCAGATCCGGCGGAGACGAGCGCAGGATGGTGTTTTTCACACCGTCACTGTGGTTCAGTCCGGGTCGCTGCCGCCCCCGCTGCACAGACACAATCCAATATGTACAAAGGCGTTACCTGGTCTCCGTCTCGTTCCCCAGCAGAGGCGAGCCGAACCCCCCGgcgccccctccctctcctccaggaaCGGCCATCAGGCAGAGCTGCTCCGCGGTGAGACCCAACCCTGGACCCTGACCCCTGGCTTTTGGACTGTCCCCGAACACTGAGGAGGTGACAGAGTCCCTTCTCAAACTCTGCCTCCCGGGTGAGCCCCTCCCAGGAATGGAGCCTGTGTATGAATCCCTCATGTCGGGTATCTTCTGTGGGGAAGACGGCGGCGGCACCCTCAACCCCATCGCCAACATGGAGGCGGCATAGCCGTCGCTGTAGAGTGGTCCTCCTGGTCTGTAGAGGGCGCCAGATTCCATCAACTCTCCTTGCAGTGCGGCTGCTGAATAAGAGGTGAGGGACCGCACCGAACCAGCACCTGCTCCCCCCCCACGCCTATATAAGGAACCGTAGGGGTCTGCCCTGGACGGTAAGGGGGAGTGGGGGCCTCCGGCAAGGCTGAGGCGACTGGTCTCGGGGCCCATAGAGTAGGGGTCGGCATAGATCCCACCTCCAGCTCGCTCGTCTCCTCGCAGCAGCACCATGCTCCTGGACCCGACCACCTCGTCGTCGGGCTTTACATCCCTGCGCTCCAGGATGGCGCTGGAGGAGGCAGCGAAGGCCTGTTGGGCGTGGTgcggctggtggagctgctggtggggggaggAGTGGTGGGACTGGGAGGACGGGTGCGGCAGGGAGTGGGTGTGGTGGGGCGGCCCTGCGTAGGAAGACGgcctactgctgctgctgtagagGAGGCGAGCGCGGGACGGCGAGCCCTGAGGGGACGCCGAGGACGAGGAGTGCTGGGAAGACATAGCCGGGTTACCGAGGCGACGGCTGGAAGGGGAATCCTGCGGCGCGTAAACCATCTCCCTCTAGAGGACACAGTGAGAATAAAGTAATCAATTACAAGTTTTACTTCAAGAAAGGAATGAAAGTGATCAACGAGGTGGGAAATTTATGCTCCACCAGAGAGCTTAAATCACCGGGAACTTTCATTCAACTGCAAATTGGAAATTAATTGTTGGGTTAAGACTTCACAGCCCCAGAGAGAGATTTTCCACACAAACATGACTAttaatgaagatgatgatgataatacaCTTTATGAGCATGAAGAAAGAGAAATGAACCATGGtggtgtgtttttaaagcaACACTTTAATGTTACACATCTGCTAACATCTGTCTGATTTAGCTTCTGTGGCAGGATTAACTCTCTACTGTGTTTTCTGCTTAAGAGCGTCGATTTTCAAAGGTTTTCTTATCTTTTAAAgagaattgttttctttttattgaatCTAACCAAGAAATCAAACAATcaattaatttgaaaaaaatccacaaattGATAGATCAGCTCTGCTaactttattttacattgaaaACGTCACTGCTGTTAGTTAACATATAAGTAAAAATACAAGTAATAACTGagaaacattttcttctttgttcaTTAAACACTCTGATATAGTTATAAGTCACTCGCTTTACCCCGTCTGTTTAACATTACAATCAGATTCTTGATCCTGGACCTGGATAAAGCCTTTAACCCGGTTTATCTTTTGCTAATTAATCTCAAACAGCTCTCAGCAATTCTCCTGCAAATGATGctaatagaaaaaaacaaacattatttCCACACAGGCCCATGGCCTCAGCACCCTGTGGACCACCCTGCAGCAGACTAATAGCTCAAGTGCCATCATCTTCCATCTCGTATCTTAGCAACAGCCTTGCAGCGACATCATCCTTCAGCAGTGCTGACTACGCAGACGTTTGGTTCCACCTCCGGGGCCCCCTGAAGACACCAGAACCACTGCAGGTACGATGCTGAAAGGTTCCTCGCGTGGCGTCCTGTAGGGGGAGGACCTGTCAATCCACCCGGTCTTTAAACCACGCCCACCCCGCTCCCCGTGTCAGAGGGGCCATGTCACGCTTCTGCGCTCCGCAATCAAGAATGATCTCAGCTctgctggcacacacacacacacacacacacacacacacgggcgtcCTAGCGGTTCACCTTGAAGCTGGCAGGAGCTGCgacacagctcacacacacatcacgctCAAGGtaaagctgcaggtgagaggaggCTGTAAAACATGGGGAATGAGTGTGGAGCCACAGAGCAATCTGACCATCCGATGACGGAGAGCTGACCTCGAAAACCAGACAGCTGAGAGTGAcccgcacaacacacacacctcacacacacacacacacctctcaggGAATAACCAAGCTGTCCCAAACGATTGTGGCCGATTCCGTGGAAGCAGAAATACACCCAGAAATGGCGTAATTAGACAGAAAAGGGCTCTAAACCCTTCAGGAGTCTTTACTCTGCTCTAGAAGCATCAGTGTTCGCCCCTCTGATGACAGGCAGACTGATGAACCGAGGCTAACGGGGCGCGTGTTGCAAGGTTTAGGTTCCAGCCGCCACAAAAATGGAGGATCACACACAACAGTGATGTCGACAGTTCTCCTCTCAACGCCGACACAGCTGAATAATCAAAGCCAGAGCCAGTTTGACTCTGTATACTCTCTGTTCCTGGAACGAAACCCCACCAGAGGCCGGTGGGTCAGCGTCTGTGACGTCAGCCCCAATTATCAAACGCACACAGGCACGCCATTTATGCACGTATGAGAGGACAGTAAAACGCCATTCTGACTGGATTACTGTTCATGGAAGCTAAACCTCGAGGTAGTTAAGACAGCTCATATCATGATTTAGGGTCAAAGTTTATTAGGAGCAGTTTTAAGGGCTTCATGGTGGGGCTGGAGTCCTCAGATGAACCACATAGCTGCCATTTTCCAGCCTTTGGTGATGCGTTTGAGGTCCGGTATCAGtacagatcacatgactccttcATCACACTGACTTACAcgtgaatgatgtttttaaaactgCAATTATTTGCTCTtgacagaagaaaataaaatctttagTTTCTCATTTCAGAGCAAATCGAGCTGCGGGAAGGTTGTAAATTAGTAATGAAGGAAAAGTTGAGCGCGAAGCAGAATTAGTTTCTCTTCACTTTACTTTTTTGCACCGAAACGACGCAAAACTACTGTAAACAGAAGTTCTTGGGAGAAACTGAATCACTGACAGCGCTGGCTGCCCGGTAACGCTCGTTACTCACCCGCAGGTCTCCGTTAGCCAGGTGAGGGTTGTGGTGTCCAGGGTAGGTGCCGTAGATGGGTTCTTTGCAGTAAATCTTAATCACGCAGCGGTCTTGAACGTCCCGCGGGTCCTCCAGCTCGTAGAAGATGTTGCGGGTCTGATCTTTGATCAGCAGAGCCGTGCTGGGAGACCTGCGAATCAATATTCATCGTCAAAATAATCAAAATCAGATCAAGAGTCCCTGGAATCCCGTTAGACGCTAACAATCGGCGCCGTACAGCCATTTACACGCTAACGGGGGCACCAGACTCCATGACAATATGAGAGAGAGGACTCTCATTAACTGCACTGTAGCATGAGCTCTGCATGTTGTGGTACCTGAGCATGGCCATGGTGAGCCTCTG includes these proteins:
- the LOC130533936 gene encoding SRC kinase signaling inhibitor 1-like isoform X8, whose product is MSSQTSVPEPLDEGDVLNSGREKRKGPMISAGDAEFQRDYPLAASGGHRGRQFPDNTNGGFTSSSLDRRHTSVAAKSLEALNNIHKADIERQRDALMELQKNKFSNSPGSISQGSAAGRQQQPNYWSFKTRTPRVTRLSPPQPALADQANRVSFASTENLETMSEPDIPIGFNRMNRLRQSLPLTRSSSHAKLRAPGILFLQLGEETRRVHLTHELTSLDTLRALIVHMFPQRLTMAMLRSPSTALLIKDQTRNIFYELEDPRDVQDRCVIKIYCKEPIYGTYPGHHNPHLANGDLRREMVYAPQDSPSSRRLGNPAMSSQHSSSSASPQGSPSRARLLYSSSSRPSSYAGPPHHTHSLPHPSSQSHHSSPHQQLHQPHHAQQAFAASSSAILERRDVKPDDEVVGSRSMVLLRGDERAGGGIYADPYSMGPETSRLSLAGGPHSPLPSRADPYGSLYRRGGGAGAGSVRSLTSYSAAALQGELMESGALYRPGGPLYSDGYAASMLAMGLRVPPPSSPQKIPDMRDSYTGSIPGRGSPGRQSLRRDSVTSSVFGDSPKARGQGPGLGLTAEQLCLMAVPGGEGGGAGGFGSPLLGNETETRERMEAMEKQIASLTGLLQRVLSRAPEADSPEKMESASDGSGTDRKSVAPPRVKLNTARPPSPPLTPVRHIAGRSKKKTALTPSAPLALMPPPPSGANQPVSVSRLQMQLHLQGLQQSTSALRKQLSQLRNMQLENQDSVLSLLRQTETELSLMMLDATRTQEDPLQRQRLLVEEERLKYLNQEELLIQQLHDLEKSVEELQRNSSVNHGLVTEQDVEQKSKELRTLGETLTELKNQFPSLQSKMRVVLRVEVEAVKFLKEEPQRLDALLKRCNTVTDALSTLRRYQALLFARIRQISEGVWKSPDDLSVQSQKRTEDVSRGSDLDILNSPPLSLTDLSTSAGLANWRPVSGGDADASGPEQDVQPPMTFRNRILDELPSRRPSDKSVSAEVRLAAERDWEEKRASLTQFSAQDINRLLEETQAELMKAIPDLDFAARQISKPAVPPKPQITIPITSTITTSPATGNTGPAATNNTSTSAATSGGDQQLGKVQLAAQKLNSMEGALSHRGSVDLSVAKYRTEKPSKSPPPPPPRRSFPSAHGLTTNRTGDVIVTTKSLKMEDDGELPKTLVKLRRTPSDTPRPASTPPVIAASAIQDEDEEEKIMAELENSSNSPGPIKGPTVAARLKHLQQGSLERPKTRKQKEDFPKVQGQQQR
- the LOC130533936 gene encoding SRC kinase signaling inhibitor 1-like isoform X7; the protein is MSSQTSVPEPLDEGDVLNSGREKRKGPMISAGDAEFQRDYPLAASGGHRGRQFPDNTNGGFTSSSLDRRHTSVAAKSLEALNNIHKADIERQRDALMELQKNKFSNSPGSISQGSAAGRQQQPNYWSFKTRTPRVTRLSPPQPALADQANRVSFASTENLETMSEPDIPIGFNRMNRLRQSLPLTRSSSHAKLRAPGILFLQLGEETRRVHLTHELTSLDTLRALIVHMFPQRLTMAMLRSPSTALLIKDQTRNIFYELEDPRDVQDRCVIKIYCKEPIYGTYPGHHNPHLANGDLRREMVYAPQDSPSSRRLGNPAMSSQHSSSSASPQGSPSRARLLYSSSSRPSSYAGPPHHTHSLPHPSSQSHHSSPHQQLHQPHHAQQAFAASSSAILERRDVKPDDEVVGSRSMVLLRGDERAGGGIYADPYSMGPETSRLSLAGGPHSPLPSRADPYGSLYRRGGGAGAGSVRSLTSYSAAALQGELMESGALYRPGGPLYSDGYAASMLAMGLRVPPPSSPQKIPDMRDSYTGSIPGRGSPGRQSLRRDSVTSSVFGDSPKARGQGPGLGLTAEQLCLMAVPGGEGGGAGGFGSPLLGNETETRERMEAMEKQIASLTGLLQRVLSRAPEADSPEKMESASDGSGTDRKSVAPPRVKLNTARPPSPPLTPVRHIAGRSKKKTALTPSAPLALMPPPPSGANQPVSVSRLQMQLHLQGLQQSTSALRKQLSQLRNMQLENQDSVLSLLRQTETELSLMMLDATRTQEDPLQRQRLLVEEERLKYLNQEELLIQQLHDLEKSVEELQRNSSVNHGLVTEQDVEQKSKELRTLGETLTELKNQFPSLQSKMRVVLRVEVEAVKFLKEEPQRLDALLKRCNTVTDALSTLRRYQALLFARIRQISEGVWKSPDDLSVQSQKRTEDVSRGSDLDILNSPPLSLTDLSTSAGLANWRPVSGGDADASGPEQDVQPPMTFRNRILDELPSRRPSDKSVSAEVRLAAERDWEEKRASLTQFSAQDINRLLEETQAELMKAIPDLDFAARQISKPAVPPKPQITIPITSTITTSPATGNTGPAATNNTSTSAATSGGDQQLGKVQLAAQKLNSMEGALSHRGSVDLSVAKYRTEKPSKSPPPPPPRRSFPSAHGLTTNRTGDVIVTTKSLKMEDDGELPKTLVKLRRTPSDTPRPASTPPVIAASAIQDEDEEEKIMAELENSSNSPGPIKGPTVAARLKHLQQGSLERPKTRKQKEDFPKVQGQQQVFHF
- the LOC130533936 gene encoding SRC kinase signaling inhibitor 1-like isoform X10 encodes the protein MSSQTSVPEPLDEGDVLNSGREKRKGPMISAGDAEFQRDYPLAASGGHRGRQFPDNTNGGFTSSSLDRRHTSVAAKSLEALNNIHKADIERQRDALMELQKNKFSNSPGSISQGSAAGRQQQPNYWSFKTRTPRVTRLSPPQPALADQANRVSFASTENLETMSEPDIPIGFNRMNRLRQSLPLTRSSSHAKLRAPGILFLQLGEETRRVHLTHELTSLDTLRALIVHMFPQRLTMAMLRSPSTALLIKDQTRNIFYELEDPRDVQDRCVIKIYCKEPIYGTYPGHHNPHLANGDLRREMVYAPQDSPSSRRLGNPAMSSQHSSSSASPQGSPSRARLLYSSSSRPSSYAGPPHHTHSLPHPSSQSHHSSPHQQLHQPHHAQQAFAASSSAILERRDVKPDDEVVGSRSMVLLRGDERAGGGIYADPYSMGPETSRLSLAGGPHSPLPSRADPYGSLYRRGGGAGAGSVRSLTSYSAAALQGELMESGALYRPGGPLYSDGYAASMLAMGLRVPPPSSPQKIPDMRDSYTGSIPGRGSPGRQSLRRDSVTSSVFGDSPKARGQGPGLGLTAEQLCLMAVPGGEGGGAGGFGSPLLGNETETRERMEAMEKQIASLTGLLQRVLSRAPEADSPEKMESASDGSGTDPGRSKKKTALTPSAPLALMPPPPSGANQPVSVSRLQMQLHLQGLQQSTSALRKQLSQLRNMQLENQDSVLSLLRQTETELSLMMLDATRTQEDPLQRQRLLVEEERLKYLNQEELLIQQLHDLEKSVEELQRNSSVNHGLVTEQDVEQKSKELRTLGETLTELKNQFPSLQSKMRVVLRVEVEAVKFLKEEPQRLDALLKRCNTVTDALSTLRRQISEGVWKSPDDLSVQSQKRTEDVSRGSDLDILNSPPLSLTDLSTSAGLANWRPVSGGDADASGPEQDVQPPMTFRNRILDELPSRRPSDKSVSAEVRLAAERDWEEKRASLTQFSAQDINRLLEETQAELMKAIPDLDFAARQISKPAVPPKPQITIPITSTITTSPATGNTGPAATNNTSTSAATSGGDQQLGKVQLAAQKLNSMEGALSHRGSVDLSVAKYRTEKPSKSPPPPPPRRSFPSAHGLTTNRTGDVIVTTKSLKMEDDGELPKTLVKLRRTPSDTPRPASTPPVIAASAIQDEDEEEKIMAELENSSNSPGPIKGPTVAARLKHLQQGSLERPKTRKQKEDFPKVQGQQQVFHF